The candidate division WOR-3 bacterium genome segment CTTTTGCAGCTAAATATGCTGGTAGATGAGTTCGGGAGCGGAGGTAAAAAGGACCACTGGATTGAGATACTCAATCAAGGACTGGGAATTTTGGCGGCGGATATCTTGCCTTTGGTGGGTATTATTGAAGATAAGTTGGCTTTCAAACAAACTCCACCACCGGAGAAAGAAGAAGATATCGTCCAGATCCTAAGAACACTCATTGATTTTCTGGTGAAAAAAGCCGTAGAAGAGATGGGCTCTTCTCAGGCGCGTGTAAAGGTTCAATCGGTTATTGAAAAAATGAAGCAACTGTAAGGGGGGATTTATGGCAGAAGAGATTCTGAACCGTATTGAAGAACGGGGTTTGGGACTTCCCTTCATCGTGAAGAAGGACGGCACTATCTTCACCTCTAAAGGCGGGGCGGATTTGGGGTATAAATTCAATCAGACCGCGACCGTGGTGTTTGAGACAATCGGTGCGCTTGGAGGTATAAAGATTGAAAATTTAGAGATAATAGGGAAGAATCAGAGTCTTTTGTGTGAGATTAGCGAGGAAGAGATTATCGGACACCTTTTCGCGACTGTGCAGATGGCTATATACGACAATATTCTGGAGGCGATAAAAGAATTAAAAAAGAGGGGTGAGGCGATTGTTAAAGAAGAGGCAAAACCAAAGGAGAAGTACCCTCCAGAATTCCTGGATGAATTAAAAAAACTGGTTCAAGAATATCTTGGTGATTTTGCCGAGCGGGTATTTCAAAACCAACTTAAAGCCCAGCGGATTAAGCCTGAAGAGCTTTATGAAGAAGAAATCCGACGTTTTATCTTCGCCTTAGGTAAGGCCGCCGGAATGATAATAGGTCCTACCAAGGGTAGAGACCTTACCAATAAATTGTTAGCCCGATTAAAATAGGAGGTGGTATGGCTTTTTTGATATTTTCTGCACCCTTTGGTATCGATGAATCTACTTATCAATCGCTGGCAATAATTCCCAATTACCTTTTGGTTTTAGGCGCCCTGCTCTTGTGGTTAGCCTTTATATTTTTAGGGATAATTGCCCGCAGATATGAGATCGTCCTGGGCGAAAAGACTAACTGGCAGTTTATGGTCATCGCGCCAACAGGTATTCTCATTTTTGCCTTTTTCCAGTTGATATTCTGCGGTATTGGAGGGAAGATGATGCTTCCCAAAGGAGGGATCAATTATCTCGCCTACGGACTATTTTTCCTATCCGGGATTCTCTCACTCATTGCCAATTTTCGTTTTCACCGGGTGACCCGAGGTAAGTGAGGGGTTTAAATAATATAAGGAGGAATCTATGAGGCCAGATATAATTGCCGAAGTGATCTTTATGGCTGGAATTTTGCTTACCATCATCTCATTGGTCGTTTTCGGATTGATATTAAAACGGCTGCTGAATTTGATCGGTGGAAAGGGCATTTGGATATTCCCCATCATCGGCAGTATTTTTCTTGTCGCGGTTGCCGGGTTTCATATTTACCGGATGGTCTTTTATTTTCCGCTTTTGAGTGTGGCTGGACCTGGGGATCTCTTTGAACTTATCGTTGGTTCGCTTGGGCTTGCCCGTCTGGAAAGTTTTCTTTTTCTCGGCGCCGGGATCTTTCCTCTCATTGGCGGTATCCTCTATTATTCAGCAAGTTCAAAGTAGTGCTTGACATAGTGGAGTTTTTAGATATAATGGAGAATAACAGAAAGGAGGCATAGCATATGGTCAAAGAATTTGCAATTGGCGGAAGCGTGATGTGGTTGTTGCTGGTCTGCATCATCTTGGGACTGGCAATTATAATTGAGCGGCTTTATTCTTTGTTGATAAAAATAAGGCTGAATCCTAAGAGCTTTATGGAGCGGTTGGTCTCTACAATAGATGCTCAGGGTGTGGATGCGGGAATTGCGTTATGTGACCAGACTTCGTCACCAGCAGCCAAGATTGCCAAGGCGATTCTGGAAAAAGCCGATAAAGGCAAAGATGCGATGGAAGAAGTCGCTACCCGTGCCGCCGCGGTAGAACTGGCATTTTTGGACCGTGGCATGGCACTCCTTGCCGGTTTGACCACGGTTGCACCTTTTTTAGGATTCTTGGGCACGGTCACGGGTATGATCCGGGCATTTGCCGCGATTGCTGCGGCGGGAGAAGTTGAACCCACAATCGTTGCCAGCGGTATCTCCGAGGCATTGATAACAACGAAGTGGGGATTGTTAATTGCCACACCCCTGGCAATCATCCATATCCTTTTTTCGGGCAAGGTTGATGGTTATACTAAGGATATGGAAGAAGTGGCAGCAGGATTGATTGATTATCTCATTGAGCATTATCAGAAAAGGAAAAAATAGATGGAATTGAGACCGAAGAAAAAAAACAAACCCAGCATTCCCACTGCCTCCATGGGTGACATTGCCTTTCTGATCATCATCTTTTTTATGACCACCACGGTTTTTACACGCGAGAAGGGTATCAAGATGTTGTTACCGGAAAAAAGCCAGCAGGAGACCAAAGTAAAACCGGAGAATGTTGTTTCGATCCTGATCAATCCAGAGGGCGCATTGAGATTGAGGGCTGCAGGCTATGACGGAATAGATATATCGCCCCAGAATTATTCTGAAGTGCGCCGGATTGTTGAAGAAAAATTACTGGAGCGAGATACCCTTCTTGTCGTTTCTTTGAAAACCAGCCGGGATGCGCGTTACCAGGCGATGATTGCGGTTTTAGATCAGATAAAATTGTGCCGGGTTGTCACCCAAGATGGTCGGGAATTGCGGGCTAATAAGATAAGTTTGATCCCAACGAGTGAGGAGTGATGCGCAAAAGCATTATAAGAAGATTTACCCAGACACCGGAGATTCCTACCGCCTCTACAGCCGATGTCGCCTTTTTGCTCATCCTGTTTTTTATGGTGACGACTGTTTTTAGGGCCACGACCCTTAATCTAAAACTCACCTTGCCCAAGGCGAAGTCCACGGAACGGATTCTAATCCGTCGCAATATCACCCATCTTTTCATTGACCACAATGGGCGTGTATTCATAGATGACAGTTTGGTGCCTAAAGAGCGGGTGAGTTCCCGCATTGCACCTAAAATCGCTGAGAATCCTGATCTGATTACGATTTTGAATATTCACGAGGATATCGATTATGGGACCGTGGATGTAGTATTGGATCAATTAAAGGAAGCAAGGGCGTTTAAGATTACATTTGCAACTGAGTTTGGGGGTTAAGATGAATGACCACAAGCTAATGTATGGCATCTATTTTCGTGCCGGTATGCTCATTGGGATTGTTATCTTGATTCTTTTATTCCTTTTTGTACCTTATGCTGAGGTGGAGCCATATAAATTGAAAAAAGAGATCGTGACGATGGTGGAGCAGATATCGGCTGAGATTGAAAAATACGAAGAACCACCACCAGTCGAAAGACCGAAAGTCGCGGTTGCTGCTGCGGCGACTGAAGTTACAGAAGAGGCCGTGGAGACAATTGCTTCCACTGAGTTTCGGGAAGAAATCATCAGAACCCAACCGACGGGCCCGGAAATAGAGATCATTCCTTATGCCCGTGTGGAGGTAAAGCCCAAGCCGGTTTTTATCCCTAAACCGGAATATCCTGAATTGGCTCGTAAGGCAGGTATAGAAGGTAAGGCATATGTAGAGGCGATAATCGATATCGATGGAAGTGTGATGGAAGCAAAAATCTTTAAATCAAGCGGTAATCCCATGCTGGATGAAGCAGCACTCGCCGCGGCGAGAAAGGCAAAATTTACACCGGCGAAACAACGGGATAAATTTGTCCGGGTCCGGGTCAATATTCCTTTTGATTTTAAGTTGCAATAAGTCCTTGACATTTTAAAATATAACGATTATAATATCTGCGTTAGAATTTAATGAAAGGGGGTGATAAGATCAAAAATAGCAAAGAAAGCCATTATCTGGAGAGAAACAACAAAGGAGGCTTGAATGAAATATCTAACCTGGCTGAGTTTAGTTATTATGATTCCTTTGGTGTTTATTAATTGTGGAAATGAGCCACCAGAAGAATTTTATAATGGCACCCCTGAGGATGATTCGCTGATTAATAACCTCCTTGCTCAATATCCGTACTTTCTTAAAACCGATGATATCCTTCTCAATCAGTACATCAATGTGAAGCTCAAGGATATAAGCCCGGAGTCCCTACCTGCTTCTGATTCCTTCTTCCGTGGTGAATCAATCTTGGTAAAGCAACATGTGGATAGTCTCTGTGACAAGATTGCAAGCAGTGCACGCTTTAAAGATCTCTGGTATACAAAGGACACGACCTGCACCGTATACCTATTTGACACCTTTAAGGTTGTAAGGAGTGTGCATTTTGATGTGGAATACCGGGGTTTCTATTTCTATCCTCCCGGAGATACCGACAGAAAACTTGACTCTCTCGGAATTGATAGCACAGGTGGCTACCGATCATATGACACTTTGACTTTGGAAGGTTTACGCCATCTCTATGTTGAACCGGTGAAAGAAAAGGTCTGGGACGAAGATGCACAGGATTCGGTCTGGAAGGTTAAGGAACCGAGAGAATGGCTCCTCAAGCGCATCTCCTATGGGAATTATGCGATACCCAACCGAGGTGCGAGTATTCCTTATATTTCCAGGGCTTATCTCACCGCGAAAAGCACAGGCAAGACTGACACTATCTGGGCAGTTAACTATGATACGCTTACTTATCCACATGCCATGAATCGACTCCGCCATATTGATTCACTCCTTGAATACACCAATGGTGATACATTGACCATTGATCTATTGATTGGCGGCACAATTCCGGAATCCCTTTGTACCTTCTTCGCCCAGCAGGATGGCAAGAAGGTGCAACTTTTGGATGGGACCGGGAAGATTCAGATCACTGGTTCAGGGGTAACTAACTTAGTGATTGAAGCGATAGTAACCGATGCATTCTATTATGTGAAACCCGCAAGTCCGGTCTTGGCGCGCTTCTGGCTCATACCAATTAGAGTTAAATAAGGAGGTGTGTGATGAAGAAACTTTTGGCAATGGTCCTCGTCGGTGCCTTTCTATTTGCTGCGGAATACGGAAAGATCACCGGTAGGGTGAGAGATGCAGAGACCGGTGATCCTTTGGTTGGTGCGGATGTGATTGTGGAAGGCACCGAACTGGGTGCGGCAACCGATGAGAAAGGTGAATTTGTGATTCTTTATGTTCCTGCTGGAACCTATAGCGTCACCGCTTCTTACCTTGGTTATGACCCATTTACTTATACCCAGGTGATTGTAAATGCGGACCAGACGACGACCTTGAATTTCCGTTTAAAACCTACGGTGATTGAAGTGGAAAAAGTTACCGTCGTGGCGGAAAAACCACCGATTGTCCTTTCCCAGACCCAGAGCGGTCATTCCGTGACCTCCCAAGATATTGCTCGTTTGCCGGTCACCACGATCAACCAGGTCGTTACCCTTCAGGCAGGGGTTTCAACATCCAATCTTGGAACTCATGTTCGTGGTGGAAGGGCTGAGGAGATAACCTATTATGTTGATGGTATTATGACCAAGGTTCCTCATACTGGACTTCAATCAACTCAGGTCAATGCCTCAGCAGTAGAGGAAGTAACGGTAGTGAGTGGGGGATTTGATGCAGAATACGGCGAGGCACTCTCCGGAATCATAAACATTGTTACCAAAGAAGGTGGTCCAAAGCCCTCAGGCACGTTTCGTTATCTAACCGACGAAGTATTCTTTGCCGGAGATCTTAAGGATAAATTGAATTTTGGTTACAATCTCTATGACTTTTCCCTTGGCGGACCAATCCCGGGATTCCCAAGAGTGCGTTACTTCCTTTCCGGTGAACTTACGCTCACCGATGCTTACAGGGAAGCATTATACAAAGTACCCTCTCCCCGTAATACTTACCGCGCCCAGACAAGATTATCATATCTGATCCCGAATAATAAAGGAAAGGTGACGCTTACTGGTTTCAATTCCCGTGACCAGTATGTGACTTGGAGCTCAGGGAGTTTAAAATACTTCCAACGTCGACCGATGAGCCGGACCAAGAACTATATCCTTTCTTCTACTTTCAATTACATGCCCAATGCCCAGACCCTTTTCTCGTTCAAGGCAGGTGTCACCCATTATGACCGTGTCTATGGGACCAGGGATTATGAATGGGAAGAGGAGCACAATCAGAGGTGGTTCAATGACTACCGGATGAAGGCTGAACACTGCATTAAATACCTGACCGAAGATAGACTCCCGCCCAAAGATGTGATTGTGGATAGTGTAATGCAATACCACACAGAGTACACAAATCGGGATGTCTATGCCTTGAGAAATAATCCATACGGGATTGAGGGTCTTTTCTATACCTATGGCGATTACCGGGTTTGGCGTTACTGGCAGAATGATGATATCCAAGCACGGTTTGATGTATCCCGCGGTGTGGGCAAGATTCACGAATTCAAAACCGGCATCGATTATGTCGGCTACAATTTGAAATACTACGATAATAACCTTCCTTGGGTGACCAATCCCTTCTGGGACTATTATGAGCGTTCGCCCTATAAATTTGCTGCTTATGTCCAGGATAAGATGGACTTTGAGGGGCTCATTGCCAGGTTGGGTCTCCGTTTTGACTACTTTGACCCCAAGAGCTTTACCTATAAAGTTCCCAATGATCCAAACAATGACACCCTGGTGTGGGCAGACAAGAGCTTCAAATTCTCACCGCGTTTAGGTTTCTCCCTGCCGGTAACCGAACGTATGAAATTCCGTTTCAATTATGGACACTACTTCCAGTTACCAGGACTTGATGATATGTTCGGCACCACCGATACTGCAGTAATTCGACTTGCCCTTTCCCGCGGCAATACCATTGTCGGTAACATCTTCATGAAACCTCAGAAAACCGTTCAGTATGAGGTGGGGATTGAAAACCAATTTACACCCGAGGTCGTGTTCGGGTTCACCGCTTACTTTAAAGATGTCTATGACCTCTCCCAGATCCGACAGGTCATCGCATTACCTATGCCCTATTTCCAGTTCTTCAATGTCGACTATGGAAATATCAAAGGGTTTGAATTCAGCCTCCAGAAGACGATGTCAAATATGTGGGCATTCGGTTTAAGTTATACATTGCAGTTCGCCAAAGGAACCGCCTCTTATGCAGGTGAGTTTTATTACGATTTCTACTATGGAGGTATTGACCCGATCACCGGCCTGCCCTTGCAACCACCGGTTATTGATTATTGGCTTGATTTTGATGAACGAAACATAGTGAATGCCAACCTAGACCTCTCGCTCCCTGAAGATTTTGTCTTCATCCCGCTCCAGAACTTCAATTCTTCCTTTGTCTTCTCATACCATTCGGGCCATCCATATACCCCTGAAGACCTTAGAGGCAATAAACTCGGTGATGAAAATTCTGCACGTATGCCAGGCTACTGGAATGTGAATATGAATGCCAGCCGACCGATAAAGATCGGTCCAACAAGACTGGTGCTCAGTGCACTCGTCAATAATCTTTTCAACACCCGCCAGATAATTGAGGTCTATACTACAACTGGTGATCCGGATAATCATGGTGATCCTGAACCGCTGATTACCCAGTTTGGTTATCTCTCACTTGCCTCAGCCCGTTATTCACCGCAGGCGGATTATAACCATGATGGTGTCATCACTCCAGTTGAGATGAAAAAGGCTTATATTGCGGCCCGGACGGATTACTATCTCGATCCCACAAATTACAACGGACCATTCCGAGTGCAGTTAGGTGTTAGTTTGGGATTTTAATTAGGAGGCAAAGATGAAAAGGATACTGGCATTAATCATTATTTTTACCGTACTCGGTTTTTGCCGGACTGCAACTCCGGTGCCTCAGTACCGGCCTTTCCAGATCGTCAAGCATAATATAAATAATGTGGAGATGTGTGTCTCCAACTACGGCAAGTTTGGCCAGACTGAGGCAGGTAATTCAGGTCTTTTCTGGCCCAAAGGGAGTGGCA includes the following:
- a CDS encoding biopolymer transporter ExbD; its protein translation is MELRPKKKNKPSIPTASMGDIAFLIIIFFMTTTVFTREKGIKMLLPEKSQQETKVKPENVVSILINPEGALRLRAAGYDGIDISPQNYSEVRRIVEEKLLERDTLLVVSLKTSRDARYQAMIAVLDQIKLCRVVTQDGRELRANKISLIPTSEE
- a CDS encoding energy transducer TonB, with amino-acid sequence MNDHKLMYGIYFRAGMLIGIVILILLFLFVPYAEVEPYKLKKEIVTMVEQISAEIEKYEEPPPVERPKVAVAAAATEVTEEAVETIASTEFREEIIRTQPTGPEIEIIPYARVEVKPKPVFIPKPEYPELARKAGIEGKAYVEAIIDIDGSVMEAKIFKSSGNPMLDEAALAAARKAKFTPAKQRDKFVRVRVNIPFDFKLQ
- a CDS encoding MotA/TolQ/ExbB proton channel family protein, producing the protein MVKEFAIGGSVMWLLLVCIILGLAIIIERLYSLLIKIRLNPKSFMERLVSTIDAQGVDAGIALCDQTSSPAAKIAKAILEKADKGKDAMEEVATRAAAVELAFLDRGMALLAGLTTVAPFLGFLGTVTGMIRAFAAIAAAGEVEPTIVASGISEALITTKWGLLIATPLAIIHILFSGKVDGYTKDMEEVAAGLIDYLIEHYQKRKK
- a CDS encoding TonB-dependent receptor: MKKLLAMVLVGAFLFAAEYGKITGRVRDAETGDPLVGADVIVEGTELGAATDEKGEFVILYVPAGTYSVTASYLGYDPFTYTQVIVNADQTTTLNFRLKPTVIEVEKVTVVAEKPPIVLSQTQSGHSVTSQDIARLPVTTINQVVTLQAGVSTSNLGTHVRGGRAEEITYYVDGIMTKVPHTGLQSTQVNASAVEEVTVVSGGFDAEYGEALSGIINIVTKEGGPKPSGTFRYLTDEVFFAGDLKDKLNFGYNLYDFSLGGPIPGFPRVRYFLSGELTLTDAYREALYKVPSPRNTYRAQTRLSYLIPNNKGKVTLTGFNSRDQYVTWSSGSLKYFQRRPMSRTKNYILSSTFNYMPNAQTLFSFKAGVTHYDRVYGTRDYEWEEEHNQRWFNDYRMKAEHCIKYLTEDRLPPKDVIVDSVMQYHTEYTNRDVYALRNNPYGIEGLFYTYGDYRVWRYWQNDDIQARFDVSRGVGKIHEFKTGIDYVGYNLKYYDNNLPWVTNPFWDYYERSPYKFAAYVQDKMDFEGLIARLGLRFDYFDPKSFTYKVPNDPNNDTLVWADKSFKFSPRLGFSLPVTERMKFRFNYGHYFQLPGLDDMFGTTDTAVIRLALSRGNTIVGNIFMKPQKTVQYEVGIENQFTPEVVFGFTAYFKDVYDLSQIRQVIALPMPYFQFFNVDYGNIKGFEFSLQKTMSNMWAFGLSYTLQFAKGTASYAGEFYYDFYYGGIDPITGLPLQPPVIDYWLDFDERNIVNANLDLSLPEDFVFIPLQNFNSSFVFSYHSGHPYTPEDLRGNKLGDENSARMPGYWNVNMNASRPIKIGPTRLVLSALVNNLFNTRQIIEVYTTTGDPDNHGDPEPLITQFGYLSLASARYSPQADYNHDGVITPVEMKKAYIAARTDYYLDPTNYNGPFRVQLGVSLGF
- a CDS encoding biopolymer transporter ExbD; translation: MRKSIIRRFTQTPEIPTASTADVAFLLILFFMVTTVFRATTLNLKLTLPKAKSTERILIRRNITHLFIDHNGRVFIDDSLVPKERVSSRIAPKIAENPDLITILNIHEDIDYGTVDVVLDQLKEARAFKITFATEFGG